The Fructilactobacillus myrtifloralis genome segment TGTTCGAGGGATCATTCGGAATGGCCACGGAATCCCCCTTCGCAACTTCCTTCAAACTGTGCTTTTGGGCGGGATAGATCCCGGTTGGCACCGTTGGAATCTTCGTTAACGCCGTCAAGTGAGCGTGTTTTTCGTGGTTAAAGTTGTTCATGTACGCGGTATGCTGATCCACGTTTAAGTCCGCTTCGCCGTTATTGATGGCGACATCCGCCAGGGACAGATCGCTAAAGGACTGGTTTTTTACCTTATAACCCTCTTTCTCCAGAATCGGCTTCACGCCCTTTAAGAAGAGTTCACTGTAAGGACCCGGTGACGAAGCTAAGCGAATGGTTTTGGCGTCATCCTGCTTGGGTTTGATGATAAACGTAAAAATAAAGAGGATGGCAAACACCACCACGATGCCGCTAATAATGTACTTTTTCTTCATAATCGTCCTTCTCCTTTGTTAGTTGCATTCTGACTAGCTTACTGTTAATACTGCTCCTAACAACTGCGACCACCGCGGTACTTCCCGCGTAACGCCACTAACCGCTGGTTCATACTTTACTCCTTTACAACCTAAAAACGGACCACCATCAATTCATACCGATAGTGACCCGTTTTTAGTGACCAGTAATGCTCTCCACGAAACCCGTGTAATTGTTCAATATGAATTTTCTCAAAAAATTCGGTTGCGTGCTTTAGCAATGAGAAAATTCAATCTTTTTCCCATTGATCACGCTAATTTTGAACAACAACCTCGACTCATAGACATAATTCGTGGAGCTCCTTTACTAATTTTTAATAAGTATACCACGAATGTCTCAACGAAACCAAACTTTTTTACATTTTCGGGCTAACTTAACCCTAATTTCACGAACTATTTTAACTCGGTAAACCACGGCAACCAACCAAAAATAGATGAGCCAGAAAATTACCAAGCCAATGACTTTGCAACTAATAATCAACATATAATCACTTCATTTCAGAAAAGCGGTCGCTATTTTCGTAAATAACTCACTGGTTTTTGCACTTCAATCTTCGTACCATCAAATTCATGACGAATGTATTTTTGAACCGGTTTACTGTGGTAGATCTGCAACAACTTTTGATATTTTTGCCGTTGTTGCTTAGAAGCCGTTTGTGCGGTGGCCAGCACGTTAATGTTTGCTTTGGTCGACTGATTAACCTGTTCGTGCGCTAACGAATCCTTCAAAACGTTGAGATGCCCCTCTAACGCAATCGTATTACTAATCAAGGCAGCGGCCACCTTCTGATCCTTAATTACCCGGGGCCCAGTCGTATCATCAATTTCTTGAAACTTAAACTGATGCGGATTACTTTGAATCCCATTGAGGCCGGATAGATCACTAAAGTTCGGCTTCAACGTAATTAACCCCACTTTGGCTAATAGTTTTAGCCCGCGCGCCGTGTTGGCCGGGTTATCAGCAATCGCAATCGTACTACCATCCGGAATCTGCCCCAGTTTCTTATACTTAGTGGAATAAATTCCTAACGGCTCTAAATACGTGGTTCCGATTATGCTCAACTGATTGCGCGGATTCTTATGATTGTACGCTTGTAAATACGCATCAGACTGAAAGGCATTCACGTCAATCTTTCCCTGAGCAGTCGCCGTATTTAACGCCACCCCATCGGTAAAACTTTTAACCTGTACCTTGAGATGAGCCCGCTTAGTGGCCGGTTGCTTAGCAATATAATTCCAAATTTTAGCGTCCGAACCAATCGTCCCCAACGTGATTTCATCCTTTTGAGTCTGGGCATGCCCCCAAAAGGTCCACACTCCCAACGCCACTACGGCTAAAATTCCGATTCCGACCAAGATTTTGCTTTTTTTCATGGATATGCTCCCTTCTAGTTAGTACCAACTTTTGAACTAGTGGAAACGCATCCCCCCGTCAATCAAAATTGATTGGCCGGTGATGTAATCAGCTTGAGGCGAAGCTAGAAAGGAAACCACGTTTGCAACGTCTGCAGGCGTCGCAGCCCGTTTTAAGGCAATTTCATTAACCACACTTGCTCGTTGCTCAGCAAAGGTCCGCTGCTTTAAGTTTGCCGTTGTTTCATCAATTCCATCTCGGAGCGAAGTCAACACAATTCCTGGGTCGTAAGCATTCACAGTAATCTGATCTGGAGCTAATTCTTTTGCGGCTGACTGCCCTAGTCCCCGAATCGCAAACTTCGAAGCTGAATATGCTCCTTGCAGCGCTGAGCCTTCTACTGATGCTAAGGAAGCCGCATTAATGATCTTACCCCCTGTGCCTTGGCGTTTAAACTGCGTTGCCGCGGCTTGAATTCCCCAAAAAGTGCCTAACAGGTTCACATTCAAGAGGCGCTCAACCTCCTCTGGATCACTATCGATGATTGAGGCAATTATCGCAATCCCCGCATTATTAACGAACAAGTCGAGTCGCCCCCAGTCCTGCACCACTTCATCGACTAAGCGAAAGACCTCATCGCGCTTAGCAACATCTACAACGTACGCGCGCGCCGTTTGCCCTGCATTTTGATTAATGGATTGTGCGACTTGATCAGCTGTTTGGGGATCAATATCTGCGACCGCAATCGCATACCCTTCCCCGGCAAGCTGGTTAGCAATTGCAGCTCCAATCCCCCGACCACTCCCAGTAATAATTGCAACCTTCTGTGTCATCCTTAATCCTCCTGTTGATCAGGCCAAATTTGGTTGGCCGTCTGAATCACTAGTTTAATTTTGTCCCATTGTTGCGCTTCGGTCAGATGGTTTCCTTCCTCCGTTGAGGCAAACCCACACTGAGTGCTTAACCCTAAGCGGTCTAAGTCCACGTACTGACTAGCTTCTTTAACCCGTGCTTGTAACGTCTCTTGATCTTCCAATTCAGGCCGTTTTGAAGTTACCAAACCCAACACCACGTTTTTATTATCAGGAACCTCTGCAAGCGGTTGAAAATCACCAGAACGGTCATCATCAAATTCAAGGTAGTAATTGGGTACGTTTTCTTTAGTAAACAGCGTCTTGGCAACCGGTTGGTACCCTCCTTGCGCTGCCCAGGTTGAGGCGTAGTTCCCACGGCAAACGTGGGTGCTTGTCCGTAAGTCAGCAGGCAAGTTCTCAAGGGCTGCGTTGTTAAAGGCCACATACTCCTGCTGTAACTGTTCAATATCTTCGGCTTGATCCGTCATTAGCTTCCAAAAATCATGATCTGCTAACATTCCCCAGGTACAATCATCGAGCTTCACATCCCGGCAGCCGGCATCGTATAACGCCAACAATAAATCCCGGTAAGCGGTCCCAATGTCATGAACTAAGTCCTGGTGATTTGGATAATATTTGGCAACCGCTGCGCTGTTTTCTGGTCCCCGAACCAGTTCGGCATATAATTGTGCTGGTGCAGGAATGCTTTGGCGGGCAGTAATCCCCGGGTATTGTTGCACAACCGATTGCAAATACCGAAAGGCCTGTAAATCTGGGTGCTGCGGATTAAAATTAATTTTTCCATCCACCTGGGCTGAATCGTTCCGGGTTTCAACCCCATGAAACTGATAACCGTGAGCTTGATGGGTATGTTTAATCCCATCAAAGCCCCAAAAGGTATCTAAATGCCAATAACTCCGCCGAAATTCGCCGTCGGTAACCGTTTTTAATCCTACTTGAACTTCCTTGGCCACCAAATCAGCAATGGCTTGGTTCTCAACCGTTGTGAGCTCCTCCCTACTAAAGCTTCCCGCTTGGTGTTGGGTCCGGGCTTGTTTTAACTGGGCGGGGCGTAAGAAACTCCCCACAATATCAAAATGAGTGGTTGTCATAATTCTATCCTCCTAAATTAACTTGCGTACGTATGGGTCAGTACTGATTCCTTGCGCTAAGATGGTGCGTGCCCACTCCTTAGCTGAAAATAACGAATGGTCCCGGTAGTTACCACAACTGAATTGATCCACACCCTGAACGTCTGACCATTCTACTTGGTCTCGAATTGCTTCTAAGGAACCCTGTAAGGCTTCGGCAACGGTCGTCGTCGTGGGCGTTCCCCACACAATCAAATGAAAGCCGGTTCGACATCCAAACGGTGAACAATCAATTACTCCTGGGATCCGGTCCCGCAATAAGCCGGCCAAGAGATGTTCAATCGTGTGCAAGCCCGCCGTGGGAATTGCATTTGCATTCGGTTGGACCAGTCGTAAATCAAAATTGGAAATGACGTCTCCCTGCGGTCCCGTTTCCTGTGTAATTAAGCGTACATATGGAGCGTGCACCTTAGTATGATCTAACGTAAAACTTTCTACCTCTGCCATGTCTAAAACTCCTTTCAAGTTCTGCCAATCAACCGTCACAATTAAATGAGTTAAAAAAGCGGAGCAATAAAAAAATCCGCTCCTAGTGTTTAACTAGAAGCGGATTTCTCCACGGTACCATTCTACTTTGATAACTGCTTACGCACTTATCCTCATCAACGTCCCCATTGGAACGCGTGCAGTGAATAATGGTTGCCACCCCATCAGCATTTGAATCTCAATGCTGCCAATTCCCAGGCCATCTTCACCAATCCCGATTCGATCTACTCACAGCAACCGTAGACTTTCTTAACTATCGAACATTAGTTACTCTCCTGTGCTTTTTGTTTTTCTTTTGCATTTAATTGTTGATTTTTATTATATATAGTTCGCATATATTGTCAAGGAATTTTTTTAATTTAAAAAACCGAAGCCCTTAATAATGGGCTTCGGTTGCTTAATCTTTAGGATTCAAAGGATCCTGGTGGGTCGATTGAAATTCCTGCTTGGCTTTTTTCTCGGTTTGCTTATACTTGGGCACAAACTCCTTACTAATCTTATCAATTTTTTGTTGGGTGGTCTGCACCGTCCGGTCAGCAGCCTTGCGCTGGTTAAAAATGGACACGTTCCAGGTTACTAACCCAGCGAGGATCAAGACCGCTGCGACCACCGCCAGTTTGGTGGGCGTGATTAACCGTTTAAGTCGCTGCATCATCGTTTGCCTCCCTTAAAGACTTGAATTAAGTGGAACCGCACTTGCTTCGAGTTGAGATCCCCGTGATTGAGATCCACCTTAAACAGGTAACGATTCGTGTACAACCGCCGACGGTGCCGCCCGTAGTACGTCACGGTCACGTTAGCGTAGTAGTAGTGCCCGTTACGGGCCTCTGAACTACTGTAGTTGTAGATTCCCACGTTATTTAACTGGGTTGGTCCGGGAACTGAATTGATTAAGGCCGTCGCATCCGTTTTCGTCAAGTACTGCTTTTGCAACTTCGTGATGGCTTGTTGCTTCGTCTCCGCCGTGGGGTAGTTGCCAAACGTAATCTGCATGGCTTCCGTTAACGCCTCGTTATTGGTTTTAGCAATCGTTTTCATGTTTTCGTACGTAATATTTTCTTGGTAAGTAACGTCATCCGGCGCCATTTCATCGTACGATTTTTTCAGCATTTTGTACTTAACCTGTAAGTTACTAGCCTTGGTTTGGGTCTGGTGCAACTGGTACTGATTAACCCCCGTTAAAATGGCCACTACGACCACAATCAGGCCCAGAATTGCGAGTCCAATTGGCTTTCGATATTGTTTTAACCTCTGCACAGTCTTAACCTTCTTTATCGTTTTTTCTTAGTATAGCACCAGTTCCCCTAATTGCGTACTGGAAGCTGTCGTCTCCCATTTCGTGAAATCATTTGGTCGCCCTTGGCCACCAAACTCTAGTAGAATGAAGCTAGTCAGTTCACTAGGTTACACAGTAAAGGAGATTACCATGGCTGATAAAATTGCAGTGCCACAAACGCTGGCTCCCGCTGGCAAGCAACTGTTGCGTGACCACGGCTTTACCGTCGTTGAGCTTCCCGACCAAAAGGTGAGCACGTTGCTTGAACTTGCGCCGGACGCGTTTGGGGTTATCTTATTAACGTTCCCGTTCCCAAAGGAAACCATCCATCAGATGCCGAACCTTAAGATTATCGCCAGAAACGGCGTGGGTTACGACAATCTTGACGTCCCGTATCTGAACCAACACGGGGTGTTCGTAACGATCACACCACTCGCAAACGCCGGAACGGTCGCAGAAACTACGCTAACTTCGATTCTCGCGCTTTCTAAACACCTCGTGCCCGCCACCAATGCCATGCGCGCCGGAGAGTGGGAAGCAGCCCGCACCCACTTGGGCTTCGATTTAGCCGGCAAAACCGTCGGAATCATCGGTTACGGCCGGATTGGTAAAATGGTCGAGCAGAAAATGAGTGCCCTCGACATGCGCATCCTGATTAACTCCCCACACGCCACAACTGCGGCCTACGGAACGGTCGTGGATCGCGACACGCTCCTGCGCGAATCAGACGTGGTTACCTTGCACATGCCCATTCGTCCCGACACTAAAAATTCCATTGCCGCCCGTGAATTTCAGTTAATGAAAAACTCCGCGGTCTTAATTAACTTTGCCCGTGGGGCGGTCGTTAATACGGATGATTTGGTTACTGCCCTAACAACCGGTGCCATTCAAGGGGCTGCCTTAGACGTGTTTGATCAAGAACCACTGCCTAAATCCAGTCCTCTCTACCAGCTCGATAACGTGTTATTAACGCCGCACATTGCGTCAAACACGGTTGAATGTACCAACCGGATGGCAACCGATGCTGCCAGTGAAATCATTCGCGTCGCTGAAGGAAAGGAACCCCAGTGGCCCGTTCATTAGACCAAAAAAGTCCGAAGCGGTTATGCTTCGGACTTTTTGGTTGGCTAATTTCTTTCACTGGAGAACGAGGTTCGTTGATGACCCCACTCAGACTCGAACTGAGATCTGCCGCTTAGGAGGCGGATGCCCTATCCAGTTGTGCTATGGGGCCAAGTCACTCCCTGTTATTTTCTCACGAAAGCTGCGTTTCGTAAAGATTACTTTGACCGGTGCTTCCCCTTGTTTTTCTGGTCCCGGCGCCGATTTTTCTTCCGTTTCCGTTGCTTGGGCGGATTACTTACCACCGGTTGGGTAGGAGTCCCTCTTCGAGGAGTTGCAGTCGGTTGCGTAGCGGTGGTGGCTGTTTCCGGCTGGTCCGGACTAGCATCAGCTGGCGCCTCAACATGATCGACTAGTTTTCCCCGGTAGTAGTAAATCGGTTGTAAGTCATAATCAGTGTCACGCAGGAGCTTCTTTAGATCCCGCAGGTCATGGTCGTCTCCAAAGTTAATCACTAAGCCGGGTTCGCCCATCCGACCGGTCCGGCCGACCCGGTGAATGTAGGTCGTTGCGTCACTCGGTAAATCATAGTTGATCACGGCGGGCAGCTTGGGAATATCGAGTCCCCGGGCAGCCACGTCCGTCGTCAGCAATAACTTAATCTGCCCCTTACGAAAGGCCTTTAAGGCCCGTTCCCGTTGCATTTTAGTTTCATTCCCACTCAACTTTTCCACCGGTGCATAGCCCTGGTGTTTAAAAAAGTTGTAAGCCCGGTTCAAGTCCTGACTCTGATTAAAAAAGACCAGGGCTTTAAAGTTCGTCAACTTGGTCAACCGGTTCAACACGTCGTTCCGTTTGCCCCGAGAGACCTCAAACTGGCCGTGGCGAACGACCCCACGACTCTGATCCTGCTTGCGGACGTCAATCACAGTGGCCGGTTTTCCCATCTCGGTCTCTAGGTGGTGTAAGACATCGCTATCAGTGGCTGAAAAGTAGGCCACCTGCGCATCCCGAGGGACGGTTCCCACAATTGCTCGGACCTTTGCCCGCGAATCATCCTGCAGTAAATCATCCGCTTCATCCACCACCACGGTTTCGATTCCCTGCGGTTTCAACTTCCGATCCTGTAACAGGTTCAGCACCCGCCCGGGGGTTCCCACAATGATTTCCGGGCGCTTTTTCAACTTCTCCTGCTGCCGTTTCACGTTCGCTCCCCCGATAATCGGGAGCACCTGGGCGTGAAAGGGTCCCGCCCAGTCACGAATCACGTTGGTCACTTGCATAGCGAGTTCCTGGGACGGTTCCAGAATAATGACCTGGGGGCCGCCCCCGGCCAGTAAATTAGCCAGAATCGGCATCAAAAAGGCCACCGTTTTCCCCGACCCCGTTGGTGACAACGCCACAATGTCGGACCCGCCGTCGATCATCGGTTCGTAGGCCGCCGTTTGAATCGCCGTGGGGGCGGCGTAGCCTAACTGGGCGAACCGGGTTTCAAATTGTTCTAACACTACTCATCCGCCTCCAGTTTGGTTGGGTATTCGAGCCCAGCAGACGAAGCTAACCGGCTCATCACCAGGTTCACGTTCCGCATCTGTTCTAACCAAAGCTCATAGTCGGACACGTTTTCTGGCTGCTTGGGATCCTTCAAGACCCGGGCAAAATCAGTCATTTCTGGAATCATTGGGTTCTTTCCGTATAGCTGGCTGAGGATTTGGCGTTGGTTATCCCTAATAATGGAAGCCTCGGTCACTTCTCCCGCACTATCAAACGTGATGATCTCTCGTCCGTGATAAATTTCTGAGTTGTGGGTAGAATTCGAAAGCTTACTAAAGTTCAGGGTAACGTCAAAGTCCCCGTAGTTTAAAATCGCCGTCCCTTTGCCATCTACTCCGGTCGAAATCATGGTTGGATAGTAAGCCACTCGTTCGGGAACCCCAAACAAGCTGACCGCATCATACACGGGGTAAATCCCGAGGTCGGTCAACGCACCCCCACCAAACTGGGGATTAAAAACGTTTGAGACATGACCAGCTAATACCTGGTCGTAGCGAGAGGAGTACTGGCTAAAGGTGAAATCGGCCCCGTCGACCCCCATTTCTAAGCCACTCAGATAGTCACGCACCGCTGCAAAAGCGGGCATGTGAACGTTTCTAGCTGCTTCAAAGTACCGGACTTGGGGATGGCGGGCTAGTTCATCCATCACACTTTGATACTGGTAAGGGGTTAACACCGCTGGCTTTTCCACAATCACGTTTTTGTCGTGTTGGAGCGCCTGCAGAATTTGTTCGTAGTGCAACACGTTTGGTGAGGCAATGTAAACAACCTCCACGTTGGGGTCACTTAAAAATTGCTCTAAATCCGTGTACACCGTGGCGGGTTCGTGCCCCTTGGCAATCTCTTGACCACTCGCTTCGTGGCGCGAATAAACTGCGGTTAGTTGGTATTCGCCCGTTGCATGAGCCGCCTCAATCATTCGTTCTGTAATCCAGTTGGTACCAATCGTTCCTAATTTAATCATGCTGCATCACTCCTAATCTCATTTTGTTTTAACACTTGCAGGTATTGATTCCATTGTACCTTACTCCCCCGAAAGGCCGTCATACGAAAGTCACTGCCCTTCCCGTTGTTATACAGTTGCTCCTGCTTTGCTAAGCTCGCAAACGTCACGTGCCGTCCGGACTTCGCTCGCGGTAACAGGAACTCCGTGTGGGGGAGTTGTTTTAGCACCTGGTAGTTTGCGGAACTCGTTTTAATTAGGACCGGCCGTTGGGAGTAACGCTGGGTCCAGGCTACTAGTTGCCGCATCCGTCGGGCTAGCTGTTTGCGGTCCACCGTTTCGGCGTTGTAATCATTATAGTAGGAAATGTTAATCATAATCGGTAGATCACCAATGTTATTGCCAAGGGTGCGCTTCAGGTTCTGCTCCTGCTCCCGCACTGAGCTACTGAAACTATATTGATGATAGACCCCCACCTTGAGTCCCGAACCAATGCTCCGGGTGTAATTGTTGTTAAAATCATCGTCGGCCAGGGCCCCGCCCTGGGTTGCACGCAGGTACACGTATTTAATCCCGTTGGTTTGTAACTGATTAAAATCAGCGTACTCATCCGTTTGGTCTAGCATCACGCCCCGCACGGGATAGTTGCGCAGCAACGCTTGCTGGCGGGCGTGCCGATTAATCACGTGGTGCCCGCCAAGAATCCCCAGTAGCACTAATCCGACTAGGATCACGCTGGTCCACCCGAGTTTCCGGGAAGGTCTTCGCCGGTGCTCTCGTTGATAATCACTCCGTTTTTGTGCTTGCATTTTTTCTTGCCTACCATCTTTTAAGATTACCCTTATCTTACCATGATTAGCGTGTTCCCGCTTGAAGTACCCAACGAATTCTCATATAATGAAAGCGTTATAATAAATCAAAAATAGTTGGCTGACCCAGCCAAAATCAATGATTAAGGGGAAAAATTATGGAATACGTAATTGGCGTTGACATTGGAACCACCAGTACAAAAACGGTTTTATACGATGATACCGGAGCCGTAAAGGGCTATTCAAATGACCTTTACAACCTGTACCAAGACACTCCGGACATGGCCGAAGAAGATCCAGAAGAAATCTTTAGTGCCATGCTGGCTGGGGTTTCCAAGGTCGTCGAAAAAGCAGATTTAAAACCCGGCGAACTTAAAGGCATTTCCTATTCCTGTGCCATGCACAGCTTGATTTGTCTGGACGAAAATTACAAACCCCTCACCCGGGCAATCACCTGGGCCGATAACCGGGCTGTAAAATACGCAGACGAGTTGAAAAACAACGGAATTGGGATGGAACTCTACAAGAAGACCGGAGTGCCAGTGCACCCCATGACGCCGTTAACCAAGATTATGTGGATTCGAAACGAACGCCCAGCCATCTACAAACAAACGCGGTACTTCGTCGGCATCAAAGAATACATTAACTACAAGCTGTTCGGTGTGCTCAAGGAAGACTACTCCATCGCGAACGCAACGGCCTTGTTCAACATCTTTACCATGGACTGGGACGACCAAGCCCTTTCCGTCGCTGGAGTAACGCGCGACCAGTTACCAGAACTAGTTGATACCACCTACCAATTAAAGGGGCTCAACGAACGTTATGCCAACATGATGGGGATTGATAAGGACCTCCCATTTGTCATTGGGGCTTCCGATGGTCCCTTAGCTAACCTCGGAGTCGATGCCATCAAACCCGGCGTGGTAGCCGTGACGATTGGAACCTCTGGAGCCGTTCGGATTGTTAGTGACAAACCCCGCATTGATCCAAAGGCACGGGTCTTTTGTTACTACCTCGCCAAGGATATGTGGGTCATCGGGGGACCAGTTAACAACGGTGGAATCGTCTTCCGGTGGATTCGGGATCAAATCTGTCTCCCCGAAAAGGTAACCGCTGAGGAAATGAATCTCGATGCGTACGACCTGTTGACTAAGATTGCTGCTTCGATTCCAGCTGGGTCGGACGGCCTGATCTTCCTACCCTTCTTAGGTGGCGAACGTGCTCCGATCTGGGATGCCGATGCCCGGGGAACCTTCTTCGGACTAACCCGGCAACACACCCGGGCCAACATGATTCGGGCCGCGCTCGAAGGAATCGTCTACAACCTGTACACGGTTATGTTGGCACTAGCCGAAGTAGTTGGCGAACCAACCAAGATTCAGGCCACTGGTGGCTTTGCCCACTCTGAACTCTGGCGACAAATGTTAGCTGACATCTTTGAACAAGACGTCAACATCCCCGAAAGTGTCGAAGGAACGGCACTGGGGGCTGCGGTCTTAGGGATGTACAGTTTCAAGATGATTGATAGTCTGTACGACGTCGAAAACTTTGTCGGGGTTACCAACACCCACAAACCAAATCCCGAAAATTACAAGGCTTACCGGGAATTAGTGCCAATTTACATTCGGCTTAGCCGGGCATTACAACCAGAATACAAGAACATTGCGAACTTCCAGCGCCAAAACGAGGCTGAAGATCAGCATGATGCGGAAAAGTAATTAATTAAAAAGACCAGTCACTAGTTGTGACTGGTCTTTTTTGGTAGTCTCATTGACACTCCAAGTCTGGATATCTATACTTACAAATAATAAGAATTCATTGAACTTAGGTAGCTAGTATACCTGGCTCACTTATCATTTCTAGACAATTATTTTAAATTAGCAAAGGAGTCCCTCATGAAATTTGACACTAAGTTATTACACGGTGGCATTAGCGAAGACCCTACCACTGGAGCAGTATCCATGCCCATTTACAGGGCCAGTACCTTTCACCAACCAGAACTAGGTCATCCCCAGTGGGAATATTCTCGAACTGGAAACCCCACTCGACAAGCATTGGAAAAATTAATGGCTGATTTAGAGGTTGGAACAGCCGGATTCGCCTTTAGTTCTGGTTCAGCCGCCATCCATGCGGTCTTATCATTATTTTCAGCTGGAGATCACATTATTGTTGGG includes the following:
- a CDS encoding MetQ/NlpA family ABC transporter substrate-binding protein; this encodes MKKKYIISGIVVVFAILFIFTFIIKPKQDDAKTIRLASSPGPYSELFLKGVKPILEKEGYKVKNQSFSDLSLADVAINNGEADLNVDQHTAYMNNFNHEKHAHLTALTKIPTVPTGIYPAQKHSLKEVAKGDSVAIPNDPSNMARAYNVLVKAGWITLKPGVDPIKATSKDIATKKYDLKIKEMQDVQIPRSRSDFAYVILPGSTAYPAKISTKTMLLSEDIKPDYYLVAAVDKKSSKQKWAKAVNRAYHSKEFKQYLKDHNKQSFWKLPAGY
- a CDS encoding MetQ/NlpA family ABC transporter substrate-binding protein translates to MKKSKILVGIGILAVVALGVWTFWGHAQTQKDEITLGTIGSDAKIWNYIAKQPATKRAHLKVQVKSFTDGVALNTATAQGKIDVNAFQSDAYLQAYNHKNPRNQLSIIGTTYLEPLGIYSTKYKKLGQIPDGSTIAIADNPANTARGLKLLAKVGLITLKPNFSDLSGLNGIQSNPHQFKFQEIDDTTGPRVIKDQKVAAALISNTIALEGHLNVLKDSLAHEQVNQSTKANINVLATAQTASKQQRQKYQKLLQIYHSKPVQKYIRHEFDGTKIEVQKPVSYLRK
- a CDS encoding acetoin reductase; amino-acid sequence: MTQKVAIITGSGRGIGAAIANQLAGEGYAIAVADIDPQTADQVAQSINQNAGQTARAYVVDVAKRDEVFRLVDEVVQDWGRLDLFVNNAGIAIIASIIDSDPEEVERLLNVNLLGTFWGIQAAATQFKRQGTGGKIINAASLASVEGSALQGAYSASKFAIRGLGQSAAKELAPDQITVNAYDPGIVLTSLRDGIDETTANLKQRTFAEQRASVVNEIALKRAATPADVANVVSFLASPQADYITGQSILIDGGMRFH
- a CDS encoding 5-methyltetrahydropteroyltriglutamate--homocysteine S-methyltransferase; its protein translation is MTTTHFDIVGSFLRPAQLKQARTQHQAGSFSREELTTVENQAIADLVAKEVQVGLKTVTDGEFRRSYWHLDTFWGFDGIKHTHQAHGYQFHGVETRNDSAQVDGKINFNPQHPDLQAFRYLQSVVQQYPGITARQSIPAPAQLYAELVRGPENSAAVAKYYPNHQDLVHDIGTAYRDLLLALYDAGCRDVKLDDCTWGMLADHDFWKLMTDQAEDIEQLQQEYVAFNNAALENLPADLRTSTHVCRGNYASTWAAQGGYQPVAKTLFTKENVPNYYLEFDDDRSGDFQPLAEVPDNKNVVLGLVTSKRPELEDQETLQARVKEASQYVDLDRLGLSTQCGFASTEEGNHLTEAQQWDKIKLVIQTANQIWPDQQED
- a CDS encoding S-ribosylhomocysteine lyase, with translation MAEVESFTLDHTKVHAPYVRLITQETGPQGDVISNFDLRLVQPNANAIPTAGLHTIEHLLAGLLRDRIPGVIDCSPFGCRTGFHLIVWGTPTTTTVAEALQGSLEAIRDQVEWSDVQGVDQFSCGNYRDHSLFSAKEWARTILAQGISTDPYVRKLI
- a CDS encoding phosphoglycerate dehydrogenase — translated: MADKIAVPQTLAPAGKQLLRDHGFTVVELPDQKVSTLLELAPDAFGVILLTFPFPKETIHQMPNLKIIARNGVGYDNLDVPYLNQHGVFVTITPLANAGTVAETTLTSILALSKHLVPATNAMRAGEWEAARTHLGFDLAGKTVGIIGYGRIGKMVEQKMSALDMRILINSPHATTAAYGTVVDRDTLLRESDVVTLHMPIRPDTKNSIAAREFQLMKNSAVLINFARGAVVNTDDLVTALTTGAIQGAALDVFDQEPLPKSSPLYQLDNVLLTPHIASNTVECTNRMATDAASEIIRVAEGKEPQWPVH
- a CDS encoding DEAD/DEAH box helicase produces the protein MLEQFETRFAQLGYAAPTAIQTAAYEPMIDGGSDIVALSPTGSGKTVAFLMPILANLLAGGGPQVIILEPSQELAMQVTNVIRDWAGPFHAQVLPIIGGANVKRQQEKLKKRPEIIVGTPGRVLNLLQDRKLKPQGIETVVVDEADDLLQDDSRAKVRAIVGTVPRDAQVAYFSATDSDVLHHLETEMGKPATVIDVRKQDQSRGVVRHGQFEVSRGKRNDVLNRLTKLTNFKALVFFNQSQDLNRAYNFFKHQGYAPVEKLSGNETKMQRERALKAFRKGQIKLLLTTDVAARGLDIPKLPAVINYDLPSDATTYIHRVGRTGRMGEPGLVINFGDDHDLRDLKKLLRDTDYDLQPIYYYRGKLVDHVEAPADASPDQPETATTATQPTATPRRGTPTQPVVSNPPKQRKRKKNRRRDQKNKGKHRSK
- a CDS encoding Gfo/Idh/MocA family protein, whose amino-acid sequence is MIKLGTIGTNWITERMIEAAHATGEYQLTAVYSRHEASGQEIAKGHEPATVYTDLEQFLSDPNVEVVYIASPNVLHYEQILQALQHDKNVIVEKPAVLTPYQYQSVMDELARHPQVRYFEAARNVHMPAFAAVRDYLSGLEMGVDGADFTFSQYSSRYDQVLAGHVSNVFNPQFGGGALTDLGIYPVYDAVSLFGVPERVAYYPTMISTGVDGKGTAILNYGDFDVTLNFSKLSNSTHNSEIYHGREIITFDSAGEVTEASIIRDNQRQILSQLYGKNPMIPEMTDFARVLKDPKQPENVSDYELWLEQMRNVNLVMSRLASSAGLEYPTKLEADE
- a CDS encoding GH25 family lysozyme; the encoded protein is MQAQKRSDYQREHRRRPSRKLGWTSVILVGLVLLGILGGHHVINRHARQQALLRNYPVRGVMLDQTDEYADFNQLQTNGIKYVYLRATQGGALADDDFNNNYTRSIGSGLKVGVYHQYSFSSSVREQEQNLKRTLGNNIGDLPIMINISYYNDYNAETVDRKQLARRMRQLVAWTQRYSQRPVLIKTSSANYQVLKQLPHTEFLLPRAKSGRHVTFASLAKQEQLYNNGKGSDFRMTAFRGSKVQWNQYLQVLKQNEIRSDAA
- the gntK gene encoding gluconokinase; translation: MEYVIGVDIGTTSTKTVLYDDTGAVKGYSNDLYNLYQDTPDMAEEDPEEIFSAMLAGVSKVVEKADLKPGELKGISYSCAMHSLICLDENYKPLTRAITWADNRAVKYADELKNNGIGMELYKKTGVPVHPMTPLTKIMWIRNERPAIYKQTRYFVGIKEYINYKLFGVLKEDYSIANATALFNIFTMDWDDQALSVAGVTRDQLPELVDTTYQLKGLNERYANMMGIDKDLPFVIGASDGPLANLGVDAIKPGVVAVTIGTSGAVRIVSDKPRIDPKARVFCYYLAKDMWVIGGPVNNGGIVFRWIRDQICLPEKVTAEEMNLDAYDLLTKIAASIPAGSDGLIFLPFLGGERAPIWDADARGTFFGLTRQHTRANMIRAALEGIVYNLYTVMLALAEVVGEPTKIQATGGFAHSELWRQMLADIFEQDVNIPESVEGTALGAAVLGMYSFKMIDSLYDVENFVGVTNTHKPNPENYKAYRELVPIYIRLSRALQPEYKNIANFQRQNEAEDQHDAEK